A stretch of the Juglans regia cultivar Chandler unplaced genomic scaffold, Walnut 2.0 Scaffold_709, whole genome shotgun sequence genome encodes the following:
- the LOC118346143 gene encoding protein ACCELERATED CELL DEATH 6-like, with protein sequence LHDAVRHNHIEVVKQLLREVDREFSFGANGAGETPLYLAAERHFPDLVSEILNTFQSPAYDGPLGRTALHAATFSNDAGMTENILERYGRDLCKQTDQKGWTPLHLAAYLGYVEPTKLLLQYGREVAYMKDAEGRTALHIAAHRNQEGVTKEIISMCPDCCEVVDNEGHNALHLAVHSHWPTAALIIQNNPSLRNLLNQADNDGNTPLHHYYNYVGYMKGVMNSPRVDEMVFNKKNQIAFQILRSKCFPTDGDEVQYSALQRKRDEFYKGQKNHWFLFNGRVLETGYDEIEKEKQPEGDEDWQEMEKKKEEMDKAAQAHLVVAALITTVTFAAGITMPGGFIGGDDHPHLGSAVLEKSTAFKAFIITNALALMLSSSAVFIYLFIPFIPSKSFFRQRLCFAQMAFWFLISSMAPMVLAFVTGTYAVLEHSNIAIPTCIICLSFITILVFIFLKLRLYL encoded by the exons CCACTTTACTTGGCTGCCGAGAGACACTTTCCAGATTTGGTATCTGAAATTTTGAACACATTCCAATCACCAGCTTATGATGGCCCCTTGGGTAGAACGGCTTTGCATGCTGcaacattttcaaatgatgCAG GAATGACCGAAAACATTTTGGAAAGATATGGTCGCGATCTATGTAAACAAACAGACCAAAAAGGTTGGACTCCGCTTCACTTGGCTGCATACTTGGGTTACGTTGAGCCAACAAAACTATTGCTGCAATATGGTAGAGAGGTGGCATATATGAAAGATGCAGAGGGTAGGACAGCTCTTCACATTGCAGCTCATCGCAACCAAGAAGGAGTAACAAAAGAGATTATATCAATGTGTCCTGATTGTTGCGAAGTGGTTGACAATGAAGGCCACAATGCACTCCATCTCGCCGTGCACAGCCACTGGCCAACTGCAGCGCTAATCATCCAAAATAATCCGTCTTTACGGAATCTTTTGAATCAGGCGGACAATGACGGGAATACACCTCTCCATCACTATTACAATTATGTTGGATACATGAAGGGTGTCATGAATTCTCCAAGAGTTGACGAAATGGTCTTCAACAAAAAGAATCAGATTGCTTTTCAAATCTTAAGAAGTAAATGCTTTCCAACCGATGGTGATGAG GTACAATATTCCGCTTTACAGAGGAAGCGGGACGAATTTTATAAAGGCCAAAAAAATCATTGGTTCCTTTTCAATGGAAGAGTATTAGAAACTGGGTATGATGAAATTGAGAAGGAGAAACAGCCAGAGGGGGATGAGGATTGGCAGGAGAtggagaaaaagaaggaagagatggATAAAGCGGCTCAAGCCCATTTGGTAGTTGCTGCACTCATTACAACCGTGACCTTTGCAGCAGGCATTACCATGCCAGGGGGCTTCATTGGTGGAGATGATCATCCACATCTAGGCTCTGCAGTTCTGGAAAAAAGTACTGCTTTTAAAGCATTCATCATTACAAACGCCCTGGCATTGATGCTATCCAGTTCTGCTGTCTTTATCTACCTATTTATTCCGTTTATTCCTTCTAAATCCTTCTTCAGGCAGCGCTTATGTTTTGCTCAAATGGCCTTTTGGTTCCTTATTTCGTCCATGGCACCAATGGTTTTGGCATTTGTCACAGGAACATATGCTGTGTTGGAGCATTCAAACATTGCAATTCCCACTTGTATTATTTGCTTATCCTTCATTACCATCcttgtttttatatttctaaaacTACGGTTGTACCTATGA